Proteins encoded by one window of Lactobacillus sp. ESL0684:
- a CDS encoding UbiX family flavin prenyltransferase, with the protein MKKIIIGVSGASATTYAIDLLKKTSQMPDVETHLVMSTWAKRNLAVETSLTLAEVTALANYTYDEHNQGAAIASGSFLSDGMVIVPASMKTVSGIAQGYADNLIGRAADVMIKEQRKLIIVPRETPLSVIHLENLTKLAKIGVQVIPPIPAFYTQPKTIQDLLDHQTMKILDALGIKNEVAKRWQGK; encoded by the coding sequence ATGAAGAAAATAATAATTGGCGTTTCTGGCGCTTCTGCTACCACTTATGCGATTGACTTACTCAAGAAAACCAGCCAAATGCCTGACGTTGAAACTCATTTAGTCATGAGCACCTGGGCTAAAAGGAACTTAGCAGTCGAAACTAGCCTAACCCTAGCAGAAGTTACAGCTCTAGCTAATTACACCTACGATGAACACAATCAAGGTGCAGCTATTGCGAGCGGGTCATTTCTAAGCGATGGTATGGTAATTGTGCCAGCCAGCATGAAGACTGTATCAGGTATCGCTCAAGGATATGCCGACAACCTGATTGGACGAGCTGCCGATGTCATGATTAAAGAGCAACGTAAATTGATTATCGTTCCGCGCGAAACACCACTTAGCGTTATTCATCTTGAAAACTTGACTAAACTAGCCAAAATTGGAGTACAAGTTATTCCACCAATTCCAGCCTTTTATACTCAGCCTAAAACTATCCAAGATTTACTTGATCATCAAACAATGAAAATCTTAGACGCGTTAGGAATTAAAAATGAAGTAGCTAAACGCTGGCAAGGAAAGTAA
- a CDS encoding lipocalin-like domain-containing protein, whose amino-acid sequence MSQGRIMNRPEDYKKLGINPNKVEASEDGRRDNDQPGHAEVWYLDCSFDDKSTLVLGFRPKSVDHVDQAGDNPNVAINYTSAAGKPFYDYRLYDVQDTFSSRDKLDLKWGPSTLVGKDWQEYDIHIEPEPDQEIVMEGKRSVKHQTAVDLHFKAQVKPFRPGSGYITFGPNDEYYYNFICVTKLSVSGKVTIAGEEKAVTGSAYYNHQWFNISPVNAFHHWVWGRQNIGNYSVLLYDMVGADRFGQPRIPLLTIDDNQGKRIFENTSADDVKVEILDTYVQKETNKVMPKKLHYVFTHPDIQVEYTISNPKEINTIDIYGMSPTAAQKQFDKMEMQPTYTRFLATTELKITRSGKTETIAGSMLYEINFVAKSLQD is encoded by the coding sequence ATGTCACAAGGTAGAATTATGAATCGTCCTGAGGATTATAAAAAGTTAGGAATTAACCCAAACAAAGTCGAAGCTTCAGAAGATGGTCGCAGGGATAATGATCAACCGGGTCATGCTGAAGTTTGGTACTTAGATTGCAGTTTTGATGATAAATCAACGCTTGTCTTGGGTTTTAGACCTAAGTCAGTTGATCATGTTGATCAGGCAGGGGATAATCCGAACGTTGCTATTAATTATACTAGTGCAGCTGGTAAGCCATTTTATGATTATCGGTTGTATGACGTGCAAGATACCTTCTCTAGTCGGGATAAGCTTGACTTAAAATGGGGTCCTAGTACTTTAGTTGGTAAAGACTGGCAAGAATATGATATTCATATTGAGCCAGAGCCTGATCAAGAAATCGTAATGGAAGGCAAGAGGTCTGTTAAGCACCAGACGGCAGTTGATCTGCATTTTAAAGCTCAAGTGAAGCCGTTTAGACCTGGTAGTGGTTATATTACCTTTGGACCAAATGATGAATATTATTATAACTTCATTTGTGTAACTAAACTATCTGTTAGTGGTAAGGTGACAATTGCAGGTGAAGAAAAAGCAGTTACTGGATCGGCTTATTATAACCACCAATGGTTTAATATCAGTCCTGTCAATGCTTTTCATCATTGGGTTTGGGGTAGACAAAACATTGGTAATTATAGTGTCTTACTTTATGACATGGTCGGTGCTGATCGCTTTGGCCAACCGAGAATCCCATTATTAACTATTGATGATAATCAGGGCAAGCGAATTTTTGAAAATACCAGTGCTGATGATGTTAAAGTTGAGATTTTGGATACTTATGTGCAAAAAGAAACCAATAAGGTGATGCCTAAAAAATTGCATTACGTTTTTACACATCCGGATATTCAAGTTGAGTATACTATTAGCAACCCTAAGGAGATCAATACGATTGATATCTATGGAATGTCGCCTACTGCTGCGCAGAAACAGTTTGATAAAATGGAAATGCAACCAACCTATACTAGATTTTTGGCGACCACAGAATTGAAAATTACTCGTTCAGGAAAAACAGAAACAATTGCAGGTTCAATGCTTTATGAAATTAATTTTGTAGCTAAGAGTTTGCAGGATTAA
- a CDS encoding FAD-binding protein has protein sequence MTTSTEIIEKWSKKPQDIEDIKETRTADIVIVGAGLGGMVAAAKASELGSTIVIDKMPHIAAVRQAEWAFDSKFQRDAGKTFTAEERETIIGDLMRDDHWSMANQAVVTSFVDQSGPLIDWIKPIIEENSDIRLELEPGWGPYGISYGRPGYPEPDWFVPLKKYMEKNGAQIILNMRGEQLVQDGNGKVTGIIAKNEAGEYIRYNANKGVILTTGSFGKNQEMMEDFYPREERYSHDMFYPQSTGDGHIMALQAGADMESIAWGDSFLTSDVRFNNHTNSTSLADIVYWPAYACLPQLYVNHNGERFINEGGYKAGENPLFCDTANEMRIADGIFWQTPDNKAWSIFDDKTEEKLDKKAKTKENGVLHIGGVTTSWPSPGMNNRKKLERDVKDGITVKADTIEELAAKINVPVDKLKATVKRYNEMCAQGTDSDFIKEPIWLNSIDEGPFYASRITSTPCCTRGGIVIGPHGQVMDRKGRPIEGLYAGGTTAGSALGWQTTINICIVSQMFGWLGVQDAYGVLKTPIHSYEKLV, from the coding sequence ATGACTACAAGTACTGAAATCATTGAAAAGTGGAGTAAGAAACCACAAGATATAGAGGATATCAAAGAAACTCGAACAGCTGATATTGTGATAGTTGGAGCAGGCTTAGGCGGAATGGTCGCCGCTGCAAAAGCATCAGAATTAGGTTCAACAATAGTTATAGATAAGATGCCACATATTGCTGCTGTTCGTCAAGCTGAATGGGCTTTTGATTCAAAATTTCAACGTGATGCTGGTAAAACTTTTACAGCTGAGGAAAGAGAAACAATTATTGGTGACTTAATGCGCGATGATCACTGGTCGATGGCTAATCAAGCAGTGGTAACCTCTTTTGTTGATCAGAGTGGTCCTTTAATTGATTGGATTAAGCCGATTATAGAAGAAAACTCGGATATTAGGTTGGAACTTGAACCAGGATGGGGCCCATATGGTATTTCCTATGGAAGACCAGGTTATCCAGAACCAGATTGGTTTGTACCGTTAAAGAAGTACATGGAAAAAAATGGTGCTCAGATTATTTTGAATATGCGCGGTGAGCAATTGGTTCAAGACGGTAATGGTAAGGTTACGGGTATAATTGCTAAAAATGAAGCTGGAGAATATATTAGATATAATGCTAATAAAGGCGTTATTTTAACTACCGGTAGTTTTGGTAAGAACCAAGAAATGATGGAGGACTTCTATCCACGTGAGGAAAGATATTCTCATGATATGTTTTACCCGCAATCAACTGGAGATGGCCACATTATGGCTTTACAAGCTGGTGCTGATATGGAATCAATTGCTTGGGGCGATAGCTTTTTAACTTCAGATGTTAGATTTAATAATCATACAAACTCGACTAGTTTAGCTGACATCGTTTACTGGCCAGCATATGCTTGTTTACCGCAATTGTATGTTAATCATAATGGTGAACGCTTCATTAATGAAGGTGGGTACAAGGCTGGAGAAAATCCATTGTTTTGTGATACAGCCAATGAAATGAGAATTGCAGATGGCATTTTTTGGCAAACACCAGATAATAAAGCCTGGTCAATCTTTGATGACAAGACAGAAGAAAAGTTGGATAAAAAAGCTAAGACCAAAGAAAATGGTGTCTTGCACATTGGTGGTGTAACTACTAGTTGGCCATCACCAGGTATGAATAATCGTAAGAAGTTGGAACGTGATGTTAAGGATGGTATTACCGTTAAAGCTGATACTATTGAAGAATTGGCAGCTAAGATTAATGTTCCGGTAGATAAGTTAAAAGCTACAGTTAAGCGCTACAATGAAATGTGTGCTCAGGGTACAGATAGTGACTTCATTAAAGAGCCTATTTGGCTTAATTCAATTGATGAAGGACCATTTTATGCTTCTAGAATTACTTCAACTCCTTGCTGTACGCGTGGTGGAATTGTAATTGGCCCTCATGGTCAAGTTATGGACCGTAAAGGTAGACCTATTGAAGGCTTGTATGCTGGTGGTACTACAGCTGGTTCAGCATTGGGCTGGCAAACAACAATCAACATTTGTATAGTTTCACAAATGTTTGGTTGGTTAGGTGTTCAAGATGCTTATGGCGTTCTAAAGACACCAATTCACAGTTATGAAAAATTAGTATAG
- a CDS encoding amino acid permease produces MGKNKHLERKMESRHIRMISLGGVIGTGLFLSSGYTIHQAGPVGTIMAYLLGALIVYTVMLCLGELAVAMPYTGSFHVYAKNYIGPATGFVVAILYWLTWTIALGSEFTAAGLIMQQWFPQVPVWCWSLVFMVVIFLINFFSVRIFAESEFWLSAIKVFAIVGFIILGFLAIIGVIPLEGMHHAPGLSNLTKNGLFPNGWYGVFTTMLTVNFAFSGTELIGVTAGEAKDPEKTIPQAIHTTLWRLIIFFVGSIVVLSALIPYKVAGVTQSPFVYVLKQMHIPFAADLMNFVVLTAIVSAANSGLYASSRMLWSLGNEGTIPKFFAKTNKNGAPNVALVFSMLGGIFALVSSVVAADTVYLVLVSISGLAVVIVWMAIALSELNFRKRFLKEGHQLSELKFRTPGWPFVPYFALIASGLSCILIWFDPQQRIALYCTIPFVAICYLIHYIWMRKATKN; encoded by the coding sequence ATGGGTAAGAATAAACATTTAGAACGTAAAATGGAATCACGACATATTCGTATGATTTCGTTAGGTGGGGTAATTGGAACAGGACTGTTCCTGAGTTCCGGCTATACTATTCATCAAGCTGGACCTGTTGGAACAATTATGGCTTATTTGTTGGGGGCACTGATCGTGTATACGGTAATGTTGTGTCTTGGCGAATTGGCAGTGGCGATGCCTTATACAGGGTCATTTCATGTTTATGCTAAAAACTATATTGGACCAGCAACGGGGTTTGTGGTTGCGATCTTATACTGGTTAACATGGACAATCGCTTTAGGCTCAGAATTCACGGCGGCCGGATTAATTATGCAGCAATGGTTTCCGCAAGTGCCAGTCTGGTGCTGGAGCTTGGTATTTATGGTAGTAATCTTTTTGATTAACTTCTTTTCGGTACGCATTTTTGCTGAAAGTGAATTTTGGTTGTCAGCCATCAAGGTGTTTGCGATTGTTGGGTTCATCATCTTAGGCTTTTTGGCAATTATTGGGGTTATTCCGCTTGAAGGGATGCATCATGCGCCAGGATTAAGTAATTTGACTAAAAATGGTTTATTCCCTAATGGTTGGTATGGCGTCTTTACGACGATGTTAACTGTTAACTTTGCCTTTTCTGGGACTGAACTAATCGGTGTGACAGCTGGCGAAGCTAAAGATCCAGAAAAGACGATTCCACAAGCAATTCACACAACTTTGTGGCGGCTAATTATTTTCTTTGTCGGGAGTATTGTTGTCTTATCAGCTTTAATTCCCTACAAAGTAGCAGGAGTTACCCAAAGTCCCTTTGTTTATGTTTTAAAGCAAATGCATATTCCGTTTGCAGCCGATCTGATGAATTTTGTAGTGTTAACTGCGATTGTTTCGGCAGCTAATTCTGGGTTGTATGCTTCGTCAAGAATGTTATGGTCACTAGGTAATGAAGGGACGATTCCTAAATTTTTTGCCAAGACTAACAAGAACGGTGCACCCAATGTGGCGTTAGTCTTTAGTATGCTGGGTGGGATTTTTGCGTTAGTTTCTAGTGTTGTAGCAGCTGATACCGTTTATCTAGTATTAGTATCGATTTCTGGCTTAGCTGTCGTGATTGTCTGGATGGCGATTGCGTTAAGTGAACTTAACTTCCGCAAACGCTTTTTAAAAGAAGGCCATCAGCTAAGTGAATTGAAATTTCGTACGCCTGGTTGGCCGTTTGTACCATACTTTGCCTTAATTGCTAGCGGATTATCCTGCATTTTAATTTGGTTTGATCCGCAACAGCGAATCGCATTGTATTGTACAATTCCATTTGTAGCAATTTGTTATTTAATCCATTATATTTGGATGAGAAAAGCAACTAAAAATTAA
- the mmuM gene encoding homocysteine S-methyltransferase, whose translation MDLLQTCQYKGLVLDGAMSDELEAQGVDTNNKLWTATALTNNLPAVYQTHRNYLQAGAQLIITNTYQANVQAFEKAGYTNQQAKNFIVDAVKVALKARDDYETITGKHTFVAGTVGAYGAYLADGSEYRGDYNLADAEYLAFHLPRLKTIIEQKPDCIAIETQPNLKEVKCLLTWMENNYPKYPVYVSFTLRDAQTISDGTSLAAAITVVNQFSQVFAVGINCTNPNLVTAAVKVIRPLTSKEIVVYPNQGASYDPTTKTWQDLPEKIDFYQATKKWYAAGAHLIGSCCTTNHEQTAEIARAFDEIN comes from the coding sequence ATGGACTTATTACAAACTTGCCAATATAAGGGACTGGTACTGGACGGTGCTATGTCCGATGAGTTAGAAGCACAAGGCGTGGATACCAACAACAAATTATGGACAGCAACTGCACTAACTAATAACTTACCAGCCGTGTATCAAACTCATCGAAATTATTTACAGGCTGGTGCGCAATTAATCATCACCAACACTTATCAAGCTAATGTTCAGGCCTTTGAAAAAGCAGGTTATACTAATCAGCAGGCAAAAAACTTTATTGTCGATGCAGTCAAAGTCGCGCTAAAAGCTAGAGATGACTATGAAACAATTACTGGTAAACATACCTTCGTTGCTGGCACAGTTGGCGCTTATGGCGCTTATTTAGCCGATGGCAGCGAATACCGTGGTGACTACAATTTAGCGGATGCAGAATATTTAGCTTTTCATTTACCGCGTTTGAAGACCATTATTGAGCAAAAGCCAGACTGCATTGCGATTGAAACCCAACCCAACCTAAAGGAAGTTAAATGCCTTTTAACTTGGATGGAAAACAATTATCCTAAATATCCAGTTTATGTTAGCTTTACTTTGCGCGATGCTCAAACTATTAGCGATGGCACTAGCCTAGCCGCAGCGATTACTGTAGTTAATCAATTCTCCCAAGTTTTTGCAGTTGGCATTAATTGTACTAATCCTAACCTAGTTACAGCTGCAGTTAAGGTAATAAGGCCACTAACTAGTAAGGAAATTGTGGTTTATCCTAATCAAGGTGCTTCTTATGATCCGACTACTAAGACTTGGCAAGACCTACCAGAAAAGATCGATTTTTACCAAGCAACTAAGAAATGGTATGCTGCTGGTGCTCACCTAATTGGCAGCTGCTGCACCACTAATCATGAGCAGACTGCAGAAATTGCTCGAGCATTTGATGAGATTAACTAG
- a CDS encoding UbiD family decarboxylase → MTNNKWDLRKVLSEIEDDPQNYHETDVAVDPDAELAGVYRYIGAGGTVERPTKEGPAMMFNNVKGFPNTRVLIGLMASRKRVGKILHHDWRTLGQYFNDAVTTPVAPVLVDEADAPSHEVVHLATEDGFDLRKLVAAPTNTPQDAGPYITVGVVFGSSMDKSISDVTIHRMCIEGKDKLAIYIMPGGRHIGVFADEYEKANKPMPITISIGLDPAITIGTTFEPPTTPLGYNELGVAGALRKEAVELVNGVSVDEKAIARAEYTIEGYIMPHERIQEDINTHTGKAMPEFPGYDGDANPAVQVIKVTAVTHRQNPIMQSVIGPSEEHVSMAGIPTEASILQLTNKAIPGKVVNVYNPPAGGGKLMTIMQIHKDNEADEGIQRQAAILAFAAFKELKTVFLVDEDVDIFDMNDVVWTMNTRFQADKDLMVLSGMRNHPLDPSERPEYDPKSIRFKGMSSKLVIDGTVPFDMKDQFERAQFMKVPDWRKYLE, encoded by the coding sequence ATGACAAATAACAAATGGGACTTACGTAAAGTCCTGAGTGAAATTGAAGACGATCCGCAAAACTATCATGAAACCGATGTAGCTGTCGATCCTGATGCAGAACTAGCTGGTGTTTACCGTTATATCGGTGCCGGAGGAACTGTTGAGCGTCCTACTAAAGAAGGCCCAGCAATGATGTTTAACAACGTCAAAGGTTTTCCAAATACCCGTGTCTTGATTGGACTAATGGCTAGCCGTAAACGGGTAGGTAAAATTCTCCATCATGATTGGCGCACTTTAGGGCAATATTTTAATGATGCTGTAACTACACCCGTGGCGCCAGTTTTAGTTGACGAAGCAGACGCGCCCAGTCACGAAGTAGTGCATTTAGCAACAGAGGACGGCTTTGACCTACGCAAATTAGTAGCAGCACCAACCAATACCCCGCAAGACGCTGGACCATATATTACCGTTGGTGTCGTCTTCGGTTCCAGTATGGACAAGTCAATTTCCGACGTGACTATCCACCGGATGTGTATTGAGGGCAAAGATAAATTAGCAATCTACATTATGCCAGGCGGTCGCCATATCGGTGTATTTGCTGACGAATACGAAAAAGCTAATAAACCGATGCCAATTACTATTAGTATCGGACTAGATCCCGCTATTACCATTGGTACCACTTTTGAACCGCCAACCACCCCACTTGGTTATAACGAACTAGGTGTTGCTGGAGCTTTACGTAAAGAAGCCGTTGAATTAGTTAACGGTGTCTCTGTCGATGAAAAGGCGATTGCCCGTGCTGAATACACCATTGAAGGCTATATTATGCCCCATGAAAGAATTCAAGAGGATATTAACACCCACACCGGTAAAGCAATGCCTGAATTTCCTGGTTACGACGGTGATGCCAACCCAGCTGTTCAGGTCATTAAGGTCACTGCCGTAACACACCGTCAAAATCCAATTATGCAAAGCGTAATCGGTCCTAGCGAAGAACATGTTAGTATGGCAGGCATCCCAACCGAAGCCAGCATTTTGCAATTAACTAATAAAGCTATTCCAGGCAAAGTCGTTAATGTATATAACCCACCAGCAGGCGGCGGTAAACTAATGACTATCATGCAAATTCATAAAGATAATGAGGCCGATGAAGGTATCCAGCGGCAAGCTGCCATCTTAGCTTTTGCTGCATTCAAAGAATTGAAAACAGTCTTTTTAGTTGATGAAGATGTCGATATCTTTGATATGAATGATGTTGTTTGGACTATGAACACCAGATTTCAAGCTGACAAAGACTTAATGGTTTTATCTGGGATGCGTAATCACCCATTAGATCCATCGGAGCGGCCAGAATATGATCCGAAATCAATTCGGTTCAAAGGAATGAGTTCCAAACTAGTAATCGATGGTACAGTGCCATTTGATATGAAGGATCAATTTGAACGAGCACAATTTATGAAGGTACCAGATTGGCGTAAATATTTGGAGTAA
- a CDS encoding TetR/AcrR family transcriptional regulator, with translation MTKSEDKRIQKSKHAIKEAFWQLLETKDFSKISIKEILALAQVNRATFYKYFANKFALLESVEQDLISEFEQTANQAPQLFTKELDSAQLENYYHEFINYIYHNKQKFSVLLSSASAPAFISKLTTADQKIWQQKHLTEYLAIPENYASAALTGLIINLIVEWVKTNFQKSPQEFSELLATIISPIITNGIFFNYQT, from the coding sequence ATGACCAAATCAGAAGACAAACGAATTCAAAAAAGCAAACATGCAATTAAAGAAGCTTTTTGGCAGCTACTGGAAACCAAAGACTTTTCGAAAATAAGTATTAAAGAAATTCTAGCCCTAGCTCAAGTCAACCGCGCAACTTTCTACAAATATTTTGCTAATAAATTTGCATTGCTTGAGTCTGTCGAGCAAGACTTAATTTCTGAGTTCGAGCAGACAGCTAATCAAGCGCCGCAATTATTCACTAAGGAACTTGATTCTGCACAACTTGAAAATTACTATCACGAATTTATCAATTACATTTATCATAATAAACAAAAATTTTCTGTTTTGTTATCTAGTGCAAGTGCACCAGCATTCATTAGCAAATTAACTACAGCAGATCAAAAGATCTGGCAACAAAAACACTTAACTGAATATCTTGCAATTCCAGAAAACTATGCTTCAGCAGCTCTAACCGGATTAATTATTAACCTAATCGTTGAATGGGTGAAAACCAATTTTCAAAAAAGTCCTCAAGAGTTCAGTGAACTGTTAGCTACCATTATTAGTCCAATCATTACTAATGGAATTTTCTTTAACTATCAAACATAG
- a CDS encoding lipocalin-like domain-containing protein, translating into MTQRARLADTSEDFKKYDINKHTIATWEDGIRTNPNTKGTYEWWYFDANLNDGSQLVITFFAKSAVNPGSELEPSIDIEHTQADGSKISDHLEFTPAEFSAAKDDCNVKIGQNYFRGNLKHYQIGVFSPKITVELEFDNVTPAWRRNVCIFFGDHDENNFGWLPATPRGKVTAKVTIASKEQTLTGDCYHDHNWGDVALMKVMHHWYWGRANIGDYTVISSYMTAEKKYGYQKLPIFFLAKKDQVLADNPKYMTYSEQDKQIDEQTKKPFHNQIIYDYNDGKHHYKISYLREKTISRISFIDQISGIKKLLAKLAGFDGAYLRFSGKIKLEVFDDDQVIETQSSQGLWEEMYFGKTLDV; encoded by the coding sequence ATGACACAACGAGCACGTTTAGCTGATACTAGCGAAGATTTTAAGAAATATGATATAAATAAACACACAATTGCCACTTGGGAAGATGGTATTAGAACTAATCCAAATACCAAAGGAACTTATGAATGGTGGTATTTTGATGCAAACCTAAATGATGGTTCACAATTAGTGATTACCTTTTTTGCTAAATCCGCGGTTAATCCTGGTAGTGAGTTGGAACCTTCTATAGATATTGAACATACTCAAGCAGATGGCAGCAAAATTAGCGATCATCTTGAATTTACGCCAGCAGAATTTTCAGCTGCCAAAGATGATTGTAATGTCAAAATCGGGCAAAATTACTTCAGAGGCAATCTAAAGCATTATCAAATCGGGGTGTTTTCTCCGAAGATTACCGTTGAACTAGAATTTGACAACGTCACTCCTGCCTGGCGGCGTAATGTCTGTATCTTTTTTGGTGATCACGATGAAAACAACTTTGGTTGGTTACCTGCCACTCCGCGCGGAAAAGTTACTGCTAAAGTAACCATTGCGTCAAAAGAACAAACTTTAACCGGCGACTGCTATCATGATCATAATTGGGGCGATGTCGCTCTAATGAAAGTTATGCATCACTGGTACTGGGGGCGCGCTAATATTGGCGATTACACGGTTATTTCTAGTTATATGACTGCTGAGAAAAAATATGGCTACCAAAAGTTACCAATTTTCTTTTTGGCTAAAAAAGATCAAGTTTTAGCTGACAATCCTAAATATATGACCTATTCTGAACAAGACAAACAAATTGATGAACAAACAAAAAAGCCTTTTCATAATCAAATTATTTACGATTATAATGATGGTAAGCATCACTACAAAATATCTTACCTTCGCGAAAAAACAATCAGCAGAATCTCTTTCATCGATCAAATTTCTGGAATTAAGAAGTTATTAGCCAAATTAGCCGGCTTTGATGGCGCATACTTACGGTTCTCCGGTAAGATTAAGTTAGAGGTGTTTGATGACGACCAAGTTATAGAAACACAGTCTAGCCAAGGTTTATGGGAAGAAATGTATTTTGGTAAAACGCTGGATGTTTAA
- a CDS encoding amino acid decarboxylase, whose product MTKQSFQSTVTALGFTITLEAEFIGPDLAIKIFGGDHPHIGTVCFVDQTGDIQDRPFPSHDNRLHKDGILAKQILTIIKDNLPGLCVVLAGVHVDQISQRQLAMTSEMTQQLGQRLHRWLSQVEVNWSQPKYYGANEQPKKE is encoded by the coding sequence ATGACAAAGCAAAGTTTTCAATCAACAGTAACAGCACTGGGTTTTACAATTACACTGGAAGCAGAATTTATTGGTCCTGATCTGGCAATTAAAATATTTGGCGGTGATCATCCACATATTGGTACGGTTTGTTTTGTTGATCAGACTGGTGATATTCAGGATCGTCCTTTTCCTAGTCATGATAATCGCTTGCATAAAGATGGTATTTTAGCTAAACAAATCTTGACTATCATTAAGGATAATCTTCCAGGATTGTGCGTTGTCTTAGCTGGAGTTCATGTTGATCAGATTAGCCAACGGCAATTAGCAATGACCAGTGAAATGACGCAGCAGTTGGGGCAGCGATTGCATAGGTGGTTATCGCAAGTTGAAGTTAATTGGTCACAGCCAAAGTATTATGGAGCAAATGAACAACCCAAAAAAGAGTAG
- a CDS encoding PRD domain-containing protein, with the protein MYFQKKINNNFAWALDGDEHVIVGGKGISFNKKVNQKIADSQIERVFRPEELKQDSQVVGKSFEDIDPQVLTLTQELTKRVQERLKNVDFNNSHFLALADHLDYALKRGANTDYPENLRWEVRKTYPEEYDAALDSLYFIEQQTGIRLPKSELTFLTYHYVDAQSNNDIGQEQSAKLAELTNRAIEIVQYHYQLILDQNSANYVRFVTHLRFFILRQMHHGKEPVSQVDPQLLAIVKQNYQKAYQAAQQVGEMLTEKIACQVSQEELFYLTLHIDRVTRRQ; encoded by the coding sequence ATGTACTTTCAAAAGAAAATCAATAACAATTTTGCTTGGGCACTTGATGGTGATGAACATGTAATTGTTGGTGGTAAAGGAATTTCTTTTAATAAAAAAGTAAATCAAAAAATAGCTGATAGCCAAATTGAACGTGTTTTTCGTCCAGAAGAGTTGAAGCAAGATAGTCAAGTTGTTGGTAAATCTTTTGAAGATATTGACCCACAGGTCTTAACTCTAACGCAGGAATTGACGAAAAGGGTGCAAGAACGTTTAAAAAACGTTGACTTTAATAACAGTCACTTCTTAGCTTTAGCTGATCATTTGGATTATGCTTTAAAGCGTGGTGCAAACACGGATTATCCCGAAAATTTGCGCTGGGAAGTGCGAAAAACTTATCCTGAAGAATATGATGCTGCTCTTGATTCATTGTATTTCATTGAGCAGCAAACGGGAATTAGACTACCAAAAAGTGAACTAACCTTTTTAACTTATCATTATGTTGATGCGCAAAGCAACAATGATATTGGGCAGGAGCAAAGTGCTAAACTGGCTGAACTAACGAATCGTGCAATTGAAATTGTGCAGTATCACTATCAATTGATTTTGGATCAGAATTCTGCTAATTACGTGCGTTTTGTGACGCATTTACGCTTCTTTATTTTGCGGCAAATGCATCACGGCAAAGAACCAGTTTCCCAAGTTGATCCGCAACTACTCGCGATTGTAAAGCAGAATTATCAAAAAGCTTATCAAGCTGCCCAGCAGGTTGGAGAAATGTTAACGGAAAAGATTGCTTGTCAAGTTAGTCAAGAGGAGTTATTTTATCTAACTCTGCATATTGATCGCGTGACGAGAAGACAATAA